A single region of the Microbulbifer sp. MKSA007 genome encodes:
- the ftsE gene encoding cell division ATP-binding protein FtsE: MITFDNVNKRYVSGQDALVRVSLEIPRGDMVFLTGHSGAGKSTLLRLLTAIERPTKGSILVAGQNLNRLRNGQIPYYRRNLGIVFQNHQLLFDRSVFDNIALPLSVAGCNKREVGRRVRAALDKVGLLHKEKQNPIMLSGGEQQRVGIARAVVNKPAILVADEPTGNLDPTLSQEIMQLFADFNAVGVTVLVASHDLELIARMRRRVLTLQAGQLIYDGVPSREVHPS, encoded by the coding sequence GTGATCACTTTCGATAATGTGAACAAGCGTTACGTATCGGGGCAGGATGCCCTGGTGCGAGTCAGCCTGGAAATCCCCCGTGGCGATATGGTATTTCTCACCGGTCACTCCGGTGCGGGTAAAAGTACTTTACTGAGACTCCTGACCGCGATTGAGCGCCCTACTAAGGGCAGTATTCTTGTCGCCGGACAGAATCTCAACCGCCTGCGCAATGGCCAGATCCCCTACTACCGCCGCAATCTGGGTATTGTCTTCCAGAATCACCAGCTGCTATTTGACCGCAGCGTTTTTGACAATATTGCCCTGCCCTTGTCTGTTGCTGGTTGCAATAAGCGCGAGGTGGGGCGTCGGGTTCGCGCAGCCCTGGATAAGGTCGGCTTGCTGCACAAGGAAAAGCAAAATCCCATTATGTTGTCTGGTGGTGAGCAGCAGCGGGTTGGGATTGCCCGCGCAGTCGTTAACAAGCCCGCGATATTGGTTGCCGATGAGCCCACCGGCAACCTGGACCCAACACTCTCGCAGGAAATCATGCAGTTATTCGCCGACTTTAACGCAGTGGGAGTTACGGTGCTGGTGGCGAGCCACGACTTGGAACTGATTGCACGGATGCGCCGACGGGTATTGACCCTACAGGCTGGCCAACTGATATACGACGGAGTTCCGAGCCGTGAAG
- the ftsY gene encoding signal recognition particle-docking protein FtsY, producing MQPEPAPKPRAKEQPKPEAKKKEGFFARIRRGLSRTSNQFVEGMGNLFLGAKEIDEDLLEELETQLLMADVGVEATSEIVERLTERVSRRELADGDALYKALQQELADLLDSVDAPLEIDISKKPYVILVVGVNGVGKTTTIGKLAHRFLGEGKSVMLAAGDTFRAAAVEQLQVWGQRHDVPVVAQHTGADSASVIFDAVQSAQARGVDVVIADTAGRLHTKSNLMEELSKVRRVMGKLDPSAPHEVLLVLDAGTGQNAINQASQFREAAGVTGLVLTKLDGTAKGGVIFALARRFGIPVRFIGVGEQAEDLQPFRAREFVSALFGRDKA from the coding sequence ATTCAGCCCGAGCCAGCTCCAAAACCCAGAGCCAAAGAGCAGCCGAAACCGGAAGCCAAAAAGAAAGAGGGTTTCTTTGCGCGTATTCGTCGCGGCCTCAGCCGCACCAGCAACCAGTTTGTCGAGGGGATGGGAAACCTGTTCCTCGGGGCCAAGGAAATCGATGAAGATCTGCTGGAAGAACTTGAAACACAGCTGTTAATGGCAGATGTAGGAGTTGAGGCTACCAGCGAGATCGTCGAGCGCCTGACCGAACGGGTATCCCGTCGGGAATTGGCCGATGGCGATGCACTTTACAAGGCACTGCAGCAGGAGCTGGCTGACTTACTCGATAGTGTTGATGCTCCCCTGGAAATCGATATCAGCAAGAAGCCTTACGTCATTCTGGTAGTGGGCGTAAACGGTGTGGGTAAAACCACAACAATCGGCAAGCTGGCCCACCGCTTTCTCGGTGAAGGCAAGTCGGTGATGTTGGCTGCCGGTGATACATTCCGTGCCGCAGCAGTTGAGCAGCTGCAGGTTTGGGGGCAGCGCCACGATGTACCGGTTGTAGCGCAGCATACCGGTGCTGACAGTGCGTCAGTTATTTTCGATGCGGTTCAGTCTGCCCAGGCGCGCGGCGTCGATGTGGTAATTGCCGATACCGCCGGGCGCCTGCACACCAAATCCAACTTGATGGAGGAGTTGTCCAAGGTGCGCCGGGTGATGGGCAAATTGGACCCCAGTGCGCCCCACGAGGTGCTGTTGGTACTGGATGCTGGCACTGGCCAAAATGCGATTAACCAGGCCTCTCAGTTCCGTGAGGCGGCCGGCGTTACTGGCTTGGTGCTGACCAAATTGGATGGTACTGCCAAAGGCGGCGTTATCTTTGCCCTGGCTCGTCGTTTCGGTATCCCGGTGCGTTTTATCGGTGTGGGTGAGCAGGCGGAAGATCTACAGCCATTCCGCGCTCGTGAGTTCGTATCCGCCCTGTTTGGCCGCGATAAGGCCTGA